Genomic segment of Colletotrichum destructivum chromosome 5, complete sequence:
AATCACGCACTTTGGCGTCGCTTTTTCCTCACTTTGCGCGCCCCGACATCCAACTCGACTCGCCTCCATACTCGGTCAAGCATGGGCTAATactttcttcttttcccacAGAACCCACCAACTGTCTGCCGCCATGCAGAACTCGCCCACTTCGACATCCTCAGGCGAAGACCCCGCAGAGAACAcggccgacgaagaagactCCGAGGACTACTGCAAGGGCGGCTACCACCCCGTGCAGATTGGCGAAAAATTCAAGGACGGCAAATACACGGTCGTGCGCAAGCTTGGATGGGGCCACTTCTCTACCGTCTGGCTCTCTAGGGACAACAGTTCGGGCAAGCACGTTGCCTTAAAGGTCGTCCGCTCCGCTGCGCACTACACCGAGACCGCCATTGACGAGATCAAACTCCTCAACAAGATTGTTCAAGCCAAGCCTGACCACCCCGGACGCAAGCATGTCGTCAGCCTGCTTGACTCCTTTGAACACAAGGGCCCCAACGGCACCCACGTCTGCATGGTCTTCGAGGTCTTGGGCGAGAACTTACTGGGTCTGATTAAGAAATGGAACCATCGAGGCATCCCCATGCCCTTGGTCAAGCAAATCACTAAGcaggtgctgctgggcctcgacTACCTTCACCGCGAATGCGGAATCATCCACACAGACTTGAAGCCCGAAAACGTCCTCATCGAGATTGGCGACGTTGAACAGATCGTCAAGAAGGTGGTCAAGAGCGATCCCGGCGACAAGGAAAACAACAGGAACggtcggagaagaagacgcaCCCTTATCACTGGCAGCCAGCCGTTGCCGTCCCCTCTAAATGCCAGCTTCAACCACAACAACCTCTTCCCAACGACCAACTCGAGCCTCAGCCAAGTGATGCATGAAGGTAAGCGATGAACCCCCCCACGTTGCAGCCGCTGCCATCACCTGCGCTTCCGCGAATCGCGCCGCCCCAAGCATCCTGGCCGTGCCACCACTCAGCCCAACCCGCCTTCGTCGCTTCAGAGCGTCTGAATATGTGCTAACATCTTGTCTTCCCAGGAGGAAAATCCTCCACCGATGCTTCCCCTAAGCGCGACGCTGACCAGAAGACGCGCGAGAAGACAGCGTGAGCTTACTACCCCTCCGACAAAATAAGTGGATGACTTGATGCCTATACTAACTGCCTCTTGCGCAGCGATCTCCTTACGAAAGAAGTTTCGGGCATCTCCCTCGATAAGAGCAATTCGCCTTCCTCCGGAGAAAAGCGCAAGGCGGAGGATGCACATGTATTTGACGTTATTAGCGTCAAGATTGCCGATTTGGGCAATGCCTGCTGGGTCAACCACCACTTTACCAATGATATCCAGACCCGGCAGTATCGCTCACCTGAGGTCATACTGGGCTCCAAATGGGGCGCGAGTACCGACGTGTGGAGTATGGCGGCCATGGTAAGGATAAACAGAGCAGCAACCACCGCCCCTGGTGCGTGCCATGCTAATGACGCTTCGCTAGGTATTTGAACTGATCACGGGCGACTACCTCTTTGACCCGCAATCCGGAACCAAGTAcggcaaggacgacgaccacATCGCGCAGATcatcgagcttctcggccccTTTCCCAAGTCGCTCTGCCTTTCGGGCAAATGGTCCCAGGAAATTTTCAACCGCAAAGGCGAGCTGCGTAACATTCACCGCCTGCGTCACTGGGCCCTGGCAGATGTCCTCCGCGAAAAGTATCATttcaaggaggaggaggcgaagcGCATCGCTGATTTCTTGACCCCCATGCTGGAACTTGTGCCCGAGAAGCGCGCCAATGCCGGAGGCATGGCGGGGCACCTGTGGCTCGATGACACACCCGGCATGAAGGGTGTTAAAATCAACGGGCTTGAAGTCGGTAGTCGGGGAGAAGGCATCGATGGCTGGGCAACAGAGGTGCGGAAACGGTAGGGGAAAAGTAATGAAGACCGCTTTCGATAATAGGGGGCCACCAAGATATCAACGTAATATTATATGAACGGTCGCCGGCCCCctatccccttccccccctccttggccagcaTGCTGCACCTCAGCATTGTACCTGATTTGGATTGAGTAGTTGCATGCACTGCACGCACCCAAAGTGCTGCATGGAGTTTTGCTCTTTGTCAGTGCAACAGAGGACACTTACattactattactactaCTACAACTACAACACCTACGACACCTACTACAACAATTACAACGTCAAAACAACAACTACTACAAACAAGACAACCATCATTGAAAGTGCTACAAACGCAAATAGGGGGAGGAGAACAACTAAGACGCAATCGATAGGCTCAGCTTCCTTGCTGCGTTTGAAGGAAGGGATAGACACGATATTGTGTGCAGAGGAAGGCAGGTAGGGCATATTTTGGAAAGAGTCTAGTATGGCTCagtttctttcttttttttcaaagtagaagaggaagaggaagcaaCGAAGGAGTTACCAGACCAATCCAAAGTGTCCCCTTCATGGCTTCTTCCAGCAGCGCGCAAGGAGTGAATGCTGTCTGACAAGGTGGCTGTGGTGTAGGAGGTGAACGAGAGTTTGGGTTGTTCCACAAAGGCATACAGTACGCTGTCGATGGCGAGCTGTTAGCTGTTGATGGCAATTACACAATCCCGCTGTCCTACTCCCCTCGACTGGATCTGGTCACGGAGAGCGGCCCCCTTGGGGCGAGACTGTAAGGTCTCTCTGAGAGATGCGAGCGGTCCCGCTGGCAGGAAGCTTCTTGGGATCGAGGCGAGACGGCCGCGAGCCGGCGATCGCACCAGATGCCAAGCTGAGCTCGAAGCCCATGCTTAGTCGGCTCGAGACAGCGTGTCCTGTTCGCTACCGGCCTGATCTATACACGCCAATGCGTTGTGGTGGTTGTACGTCGAGGTCGTGGGGCCATCGTACTGTTGATTGACACATCGGACCAATCTCTCGTACACTTCACCGAACCCCCCTGACATGCCCACCACCTCCCGGACACAAGTTCAAGGAGAATGCCATTCTGATAGACTCACTACGCCAAATTTCGCATGAAAATGCGGCTTTCTTTCTCGACCCATCCATTGCATCCCTTTGCTATCTCTGTCTATCGTGACCCTGAACGCCTTTCTTTTGTGCCTGAATAATACAAGTGTTGTGTGTTCAGCCCACCGACTGGAAACTCATTTGAACCGTGTGGGGAGAGGCTTATCATCCCCACAGCCTGCCGGCGAGCAGAGCTCGCCATGACAGGTTGCGACTGTCTCTCCCATTgcaaaaaaaggaagaaaaagaagaaacatCCTTCTCGCAGCTCGCTTACCGCTTCTTGCGGTTCTGTGTCATCTTGCGGAAAGCCTCCAAACCACCAGCGCCAATAGGACGGTGCTCAGGGGCCCGCGAGACGTCATACGTACTCTTGGGCGCAATCGTGTAGCTGTCAGGGAGGCCGCCAGGGCGAGCACGGTTCGAGGAAACGACAGGCGCTAGCATGGCCTCGCGCTCCAACTCTCTAGCAGACTGAGAGGGCCGCTGGGTAAGGGTGAACTGGGAGCTTCCAGCTTGGCGTTGCGACATCTTGAGAGCTCTGCGAGGAAGACAGGGTTAGCAATGGAGTGTAATAGACCGCTAGCAAAATGAACCAAGTGAAGACGTACTCGTAGTCGAAATCGCGTGTCTCGACGTGCCGCTTTTTGTAGTCGTCCGTCCGCTTGAGGATAGGCCGGCTCCAATCACCAAGGAGACGCTCAGCCATGCGCTTGATGCTCGGTTCCGGTCTCTTTGAGCGTGTGTAGAAGTAGACAACCTTTCCGATGCCGCTGCTAAGGagcgcctccttctcgatgggAAGTCGGATGAGCGCACTGAATATGTCGCGTTGAATGTTATACGCGGGCAGACTGCCATCATTCAGAGGTTCGAGAAAGAACTTGACGTGTTGCAGGAAGTTGGTATCGGGATCGAGAATGGCATGCTGAATGTTGTTTCTGTTCAACAAGCCGGTAACCGAAGGCAAGAGCTTCAGCTTGTGAACGGCTGGCTGCCCGGCCTCGCGAGCGCTGTTGTCGGCCTCGCAAGCCTTTTCCATTGCGACCTTCAGATCAGCGATCTGCTCATCAATCTCATCCTCCAGGTCCTGTGTTGTACACCGTCAGTATGCAGGCCAAGAGCCCACGCATCGTAGAGCCAACCTACAatctcgtccttcttcttcttcctcttcacaGGACCCTTCATGGCAGCATCCAGCGCCCGGTCGATCGCGCGCCGTCTGCGCTCCTCCGGAATAAGATGGGACTCGTCGTCAATCTCAGGCTCAGCAGCCTTGGGTCGGGGCTTCCTCTCGCCATCGGCCTGGCGCCTCGACTTGCGAGCAGGCCGTCCCGATTCGCCTTCCAACTCGCCGGAAACCTCATCATCGCGTgatctcttcttctctcggCGTCCTTCCTTCGGTTTCTTCGCTTTCGCACCATCTGCCACCTTCCGCTTCGACGCCTTGAGAGTCTTTGCCAcgtcttcgtcaacggcaactGGGCGGTCTTCGATATTGGCTGTCTCTGGATCGTAGTCCTCAAACTGGTCCTCGTCCATTTCCGACagctggtcgtcgtcggaaAGTTCGGTGGCAGTCGCGCCACCGGCGCCCTCGCGAGGTTCTTCATTGTCGAGATGATCATCGCGATCAGGCAACGGCGATTCGGGGAGAGATTCGATATCCGACATGTTGGCAGAAGAGACCGAGAAACGCGTTGTTGTAGGATGCGAAGATCAGCTTCTACTTGCGTTAATGAGGCGGAAAGTGAAAAGGCTTTGATGGATGGCAGGCCGCCGTGTCTTGGTCGGTTGGTTGGCGTCGTTGCCCTTCGATTTTCAGATGGTCCAAGCTTAAGGCGAAGGGACTTGGAAGGAGCTACCAGCCTCACATGCGTATGGGTCGATCTGTGGCTGGAGACTGGATATCTATGTACCTACCTAAATCATGGAAAACCTTATCTTATCCGTCAACTTGGTCTTCAAAGGAGGGATCAGTCATCCAGCAGACCACCCAATGAAAAGGTCGGTTGCCTCAGGCACGGTTTGTTTACTTCGCATTATGTATTATGTGAGTTGTCGCTCGTTTGTTCCTTGACAACAGCGCTTAGAATATTTCGACCCTtggccgccaccaccaccccggACCGATCACAGCCCAGAGTTGTTGTGCACCTCACCTTCAAATTTCATACGGTCTTTTCATATCAAAGGAGGGTCATAATGGAGCGCCGAACCTACGAAAGTCCTATGGAATGGGAGTACCAAGATCGAGGTCCTCTGGATGCAACTAGCCCATTTTCTCATGTTGCAAAGAACAACACTCAGAACAGTGAGTTTGCAGTTCGGTTGCGACGACCCCCTTGCCCACATCTACCATTTTAACATTTTGGGATCACTCTTTCCTAATCCTTAACTCTTTCCTGTAGGCTTCAGCTCGCCCAACAAATTTGCAAGTTCCAAGCCGAATCCCTTCTCCAGCCCTTCCAAACCGACCCTATTCGCGGGCACCCCTTCGAAGCGCCCTCCACCCCCACCGCAgatctctctcttctcccccaGCATACAGAGCAGCAACACAGCGTCGGCGTTCCGAAACCCGGCCTTTACTACCCCACGCAAACCGTTCGACGAGAGTTTAATGTCGGAAGCTTCAGGCGCAGAAACGAGTCCCGCTCTGACGGAAAATTCGGAACTCCCAGATGACACTCCTGACGTTGACCGATACGGAGACACAAGCATGGGTACCGTTACTCCTTCTAAAGTCGACAAAAGCTTTCGCTACGGCAAGGCCGGTCTCCAGTCATTGAAGCGTCATGCACCAGGCAGGGGAGAGATACCCAGGAGTGCACGAGAATACCCCGCTATAAGGAAGCGGAAGCGACACAACCTGGACAAAGACGTCGGAAGTGTACGGTATCACGCCTCACAGGATTGGGATGACTCGCAggacgactcggacgatTACGGATCTCGCTTGGCGGCTGCTCGCGGCGCTAAGGGTAGtaagaagaggaagaacgGTCGCGGCTGGATCAGCAACCTATTCCACACTCTGGAGGAACACCCGAACGCACCAGAGAACCTCTACCGCTGGATCCAGCTTCTCGTCAATTGCATCATTGTCTCGGcctttgtcttcttctgctggtCCATCTTAGATACGGTTCGGTCGGATATCCGGACCGCCAACGACGCGGCTCGTTTAGAAATCGAGAACAGGATGGCCGAATGCCAAACAGAATACCGGCTGAACGAATGCGCCAAAAAGGACCGGCCAGCGTTGAAAGCAATGTGCGACGAGTGGGCTGAGTGCATGATCCAGGACCCCTCTGCGATCATGAGAGTTCGAGTCACCGTCAAGCAAATCGCGGAAATCATGAACGAGTTCGCTGGTGCCATGCAAATCAAGGCCTGGGTAAGCACTTAACCCCCCCTcaaccctctctctctctctctctctctctctctctctctctctctctctctcatccaAGGCCTCGCCGTCTGACATTACCATATAGGTGttcttcttcggcatcctTCTCTTGTGTATCGTCGCCAATAATCTGACGCTGGGTCGCATGGCGAACAATGCCGGCCCCACTCACCCGGCACCGTCGCACCGCGCTGCGTCTGGGCCCGCTCCAGAACCGTCGGTGATCCCGGAACCATCTCAGGCGTACATGTGGGTTCCAATTCAAACACCGTCGCACCGCCGTCACATTCAATatgacaacgacgacacCGATACGGACGCATCGCCGCCGAAAATGAAGTCGATCATGCCGCCTCGCACGCCATCTGGACGTCGTAGTCCAAGTAAGAGCGATCGGGATCGATTGCGGAGCCCGACTAAGTATGGAGGACTCAGCCCCATCAAGGGTTACTAAGAGCGAGCAGAGAGTTTTCTCCTCGtatctttttcttctccgtGTCGTTATTCATACTCTCAGGCAGGAACCAAGGGTTGGGAGGTTATACATGCATGGTATGGGAGTTGCGAGGCTCAGTTGTATAATACATGGTTTTAGGGACAAGATTTTAGGCAGATGCGGTGTCATCTGGAGACTTTGAGCCAAGTCGCTTTCTTGGGTGGGTCAGGAAACAAAAAGCAAAGGTGCGGCACTCACTGGGTACAGAGGGAGAATGATATCTGCCCTTGATATCCACCCTCACGATATTGAAATGTTCAATTGTCAATCGTTGTTGATTGAAGTGTGATGCTCGTGCCTTACATGAGACGCTCTCACGGCCAAGCTTGCTGTTCCTGGCTACAGCCCCACATGAGAAGGTTAGGTATGAGCGAGGAGATTAGTCATGACAGGTCTGGACCCTGTCTCTTTTCAGCCTAGCCCGGGTTCCTCCCTGATGACGTCAAGCTGGGTGGCCCATGAGCGGAGAAGTCGGTCGCGCTGCAACCCCCCCGCGCCTCTGGACGGATCCGAGCTGAAGGTCTCTAAGTGGTGCGGCGCACCAGAAAACCCGCGGCTCAGACAGTCTTGCGGGAGCCCTGCGGTGCGTCCTGTCGAACGTCAATGACGAGCGAGATATTGTCGTCTGTGAATTGCAAACACACGCAACACCTCGGCGGACGAGACGTAGTGGATTCCGTCGCTATCAAAGTACGATCGTCATCATGTGTTACTCTGAGATTTACCTGGCTGTTAGTCCCCAGATTCGGCCCTGCATCCAGCAAGCAAGACACTGCCGCTGAAAGGTGACTTGGGGGAAGACGTTCGACCATCACAGAGATGAAATGGCAGGTAGTGGTGCCTACTACTTCAAAATTCACTTGCCCGCATGGCAGCGTGCCCTACAGAGATGTTACTTTCCATAAAAGGGTCGGAGGTGTCTCCTTCTCATATAGACTCACTCATTGATATTTTTTGCACCCTCGGGGTTGCGAGCCGATAGAGGAATGTGCATGTTCTTCAATCCGTGCCAATGAGGGCAGCACTAGGTTCCTGAGGCACGACACCCCTCCTTCACGCAGGCCGGAGCAAAAGTTTGCAAACCGTCGATTTCATCCATTACTATTGCTCAACTCTCGATGGGGGCCTTAGAAATTCGGGCGCGGGGCATCAAACCTattttctctctcgccacAGGCTCGGGAGAATCGCGATGTCATCCTGGTACAGCCGTCGTATCAGTGCTCATACAAGGAGAATCCTCTCAGGCACCGCCGCCTATGTGGGCCAATGGACAAGGAAGTCCCTGCAAAGCGCCAGGGTTTCACAACACGCGTTATACTCGGTGGTTCAGTAAAACACTGCTTACAAAATTGCGAGTGAGGGGCCTGGCGGAGGAAAACTTCCAGCAGGAAAGAAGGGCGGGGGGGGTATGGCGGACAGAAGCCTCCCTCACATCGCAACGGACCATGTGTGATttgccttcttcatctcctgACGGGTAGCCTGGGTCCAGTCCCGATGCTAACTCGATGAGATGATCTGGCAATATGGGTTGGGTGAACAACACACACTGCCGATTCAGACCAGGTCCGCTTCATAACCAAGCTTAAGCCGTCTAATCGCTATAAGACAGTCATGGCCGTCGTGTCCGTGCCGATATGTGCGGGATGGATGATTGGGTTGCTGGTGACATGCAGCAGGTCTAGTCAAGGTGTTTCTTGTGTTAGACTGTGTGCAAGCGTTGGATACTCAATGGCGGGCTCCTTGTGGGCAAAGGCCGAGGTCAGTACGGATACCTCTACACAATGAGGTGTCATGACCGCGTGGAAGGTCGTATTACAGCTTGCGTGTAGAAAGACTCCCCATCAATAGTGCTTGGGCATTGGGAAAGCAGGACAACGACCACTCCGAGACGGGACAGGATAACAAAACCGAGTATCAGGCAACTGATGTTCTTTTTGTTTACTTCGAGAGTAGTGTATATCACTGGCTTGTATTTTCCCTATCTTGTTCCTGCTTTTTGGCAAGGCCTCGCCAGAACGAATACTCCAGATATCCCTGCGTAGCATTAAGTGGCATATGGGTGTGCGCAGTGGATGTGTGAGAACTAGGGCGGCCGAGCGGACCAGCGGCTTCTCCTTACATACGTAGGTACCACCTATCTAGCTGCATTACATATGGAAGAGGAAAGTCAGGAGCGGTATCTGCCAATCGGCAATACTTATTACGGGATGGTTGCCCGAATGATTCGCCCTGCCTCGCCCTTGGTGCCTGCTTTTGTTGCCTTGCACACagaaagggggaaaagtTTCACCTCCACCTTCATCGCAGAGCTAGCTAGGCCTTGCGCGTCTCGAAGCTCTGGAATCTGGGGAAGGAGCTGCCTTACAACTGACCTCAcctgccgccgctgtcgccgcctgTGCCCGATTGAGGATTGAGTTCCCGACCCGGCCGCTGCACCATTATCTCTTCCTGAGTTTCCCGGCGTTTCCCCCTTCATCACGAGCTGCATTTCTCGCCCGTCcaccctacctacctacctaccttcGATACCGTACCTCATCCTGATTTTCTCCTCCACAACTTACGTCCCCCTCCAACACGCCCTGTGCCAGCCAGCTAGCTCTGACCTGAGAACCCGCGTCTCGCCTACTGCCACCTGCTCAcgcccacacacacaaatacataacacacacacacgcacgcgcgcgcacacacacaagcTACAAACGGCCCACTTTACGAAGCATCATCACGGAAGCGCTCCAACGTTGAGCTGCGGGTTTACGCTCGGCGCATGCTTCGGTAGTCAGGGCACCAAGGGGGAAAGAGGGGCAGCCGCTGCTGTCAATCTCCTACCTCGTGTGTCTTCCGCCATCGCTCTTTCGCCTTGACGACAAGGAGCTGCAacaccgacgacgagtaGTTCTCCCTCTTCACCTTCGACCCTTTTGCCCTCTGTCTTTCCTTGCGCACACCCTCCAGTTGAGCCTCGACCTTTCGCGAATCATTTAGCCGCCCAACGCTACTGCTCGGTGCTGTTAAAACACATACCCCCGATCAAAGCTTGATATTCCCGTCACAGATCGATGCCTACCAACGCCCGCCTTTGAACGGCCTCATTATGTCAATTTCCAAACAAGGCCTTCAAAGTCGAGTTTGCCTGGTAGACTCGGCTCGAGGCTACCATCAGTCAACCTGAAGCGCGCAAGCACAGCCGATATGGAGGAGGCATCCGGTACCCAACAGCAGGCTCAGCCTGGCGCCGGCTCTGACTCCTCCGGGGGACCGCCTACTACGTCTGCCCCTGCGCCTACATCCATTCCTATACCTGCGCCGTCGGTCAACTCGGCTCCTACGCCGTCCGTGAGTGGCAGCTCTGGTGCCGGCCAGTTGTCCAAGAGAAGGCGGGGTTTGGGCGTCGTGACGCCGAATGCTTGCACCGAGTGTCGCAAAAAGCGCGCCAAAGTAAGTGACCGCGACCGTGATATCTCGTCCTCCCGCTACGAGTTCTTGTCTCCATGGAATCGCGTACTAATGCATTGCCCTTCAGTGCGATGGCCAAAAGCCGTGTGGCCGCTGCAAAGCCCAGAAAGATGTCGAGTGCGTCTACGAGATTCCAGTTCGCCAATCCAAGGAGCACCTTCGAAGCGAAATTGAGCAACTGCGCCACCGCCAGCGGTCCAGCGACCAGGTTATTGCTGCCCTTGTACGCTCCGATATGTGGGAGGATGTATTGCAACGGTTACGAGGGGGCCATTCCCTAGAATCGGTCTCGGAATGGCTAGGCGGTACCCTTCCCTCTGGCGGTGGTTCGAGAACATCTCTCAGCCGCCCTACTGAGCAAGCCGGTGACGCGAACGCTGGCGGATCAGGTGCCCGCACGGGGTTTCCAGGATCGACACCAGCGCCAATCAGAACGAGAAATGTCGGAGGTCCTGGATCTGTGACCATGAGCCCCATCACAGGGCAATCTAACTTGCGTCAGGATATCGATCCCAACAGCCCGTGGCACCTCTCATCGCACAGCCAGAGTACCCGGAGCAATTCGCATCCCGATGTGATGAACTGGAGTGCAGACAACAATAGTAACAAGCCGCCACAGGGCTTGTTCGATACATGGGGGGAGTCAACAAGCAACACAGAGACTTCAGAGGGCGGGTCCAAGTATCAAGGCCTTGATCAGGTGCTCGCGCCGCTCGATCTGCCAGATATGAAGCTGCCCCCTGAGGATTGGACGAACATTACCGACGACGGCTCCCTGGTGCAGCACCTCCTGGCTCTATACTTCTGCTGGGAGTACCCGACCTTTGCTTCCCTGAGCAAGGAGCATTTTTTAAGGGATTTCCAGAACGGCGTTCATCGTTACTGCTCACCCATACTGGTGAATGCGCTCTTGGCCTTGGGATGCCGGTTTTCCAGCAAGTCCAGCACGAGAGCGAACCCCAGCGATCCGTACACCTCGGGGGATCATTTTTTCAAAGAGGCCCAACGTCTATTCTATCTCCAAGACAACCACCACAATCTAACCACAATTCAAGCCTTGGGCATAATGTCGATAAGAGAAGCAAGCTGCGGCCGGGACTCGGAAAGTTGGTACTATGCAGGGCAGAGCATTCGTTTGGCCATTGAGATGGGTCTCCACCAGCTAGAAGAGgatggagatgacgacgagttTGCAGTGCAGGCTGCCACTTTCTGGGGCGCCTTTGCGCTTGATCAGTGAGTGTCTTGTCGGAACGGCCTTGAAATGTTGGCTCATGGGCTGACCTTCTGTTCAGCGCGTGGTCTTTGGCGACTGGCTCACTCCCGCAATGTTCTTGCTTCCCTCACTTACCGCCAAAGCCCGCCATTATCGACGATATTGAGGCTTCCTTGTGGATTCCGTACACGGATGATGGTAAGTTCTTACTGAGTTTACAAAACACACCAAGCATGCCAAGTGCACAAGGCTCAACGTTTCCGTCAGGCGCCCCGTTGCAGCGATCAGCTGAGCAGCCTTCCAACGTCCGGTCTGTGTACAAGTGCTTTTGTGAACTGAGTGAGCTTGTCCACCAAAGTCTCTACATCCTCCACTCCCCAGGAAGACCGTTGACCAGCCGTGACCTTCTGGGCATCTACACCCAATATCTCAACTGGTATGACAGAATACCAGAGGTGCTGAGACTGGGCCATAACTTCACGCCCGCAGTGCTCTTTGCCCAGTGAGTACATCATTCTATCTGGGACGAGACCGTCACTGACTGAAAATGGTTTAGCATGTACTACCACTTTGCcattctcctcctcttccggcCGCTCATCAAGCTGAGAATAATCGGCtccaagctgctgccgcGGGACGTGTGTGGACAGGCGGCCGATGCCATTCAAGGCCTTCTGCGGTCATATTCACAACTCTATACTCTTCGCAGGACGCCGTCCTTCGTCCCGTATTTCGTCCTCACCTCGTCCATCATGCATTTGGCCATTGGCGCAGCATGTGCGCCGCAGCAAAAGGGGTTCGAAGCAACAGCGCAATCCAACGTCGACCCCCCCGCCCAGCCGCCATACCCGCCTCGCGTTGTGGAGGCAATCAAGCAGGGCATCAGAGACTTGGAAGAGATGGCACCGTGCCATCATTTCGCAGAACAGGCACTGAACATCCTGCGATACCTAGCCAAGAAGTGGAATATAGACGTCGACATGGGCGAAATGGTCCGGTCAGATGCTGAATACGCGCACTTGGTCAGGCCATATACAAGCAGCCTCAACTTCTTTGCACCAAACGTCATTGAGGATGACTTCATTTGCACCTGGGGCGGCAGCACCGACGAGACCGAGATGCCGAACCCAGAAACGGCAATGGGCGCCAAGGGAACAGAGGCCGAAAAGCCGTCGGTCTCGCGGGCGGCCAAGGTCCTAGAGAACCCTCTGTTCTGGCCGTTTCCGATGCAGGGGCGTCCGATGCTACCCACGGGACGTGAGCTTGAAAAGGCTGGGTTTGAGAGGATCTAGGGGCTTTGGAAGGAAGGCATGCAAAGCGATGCATCGAGAGAGCAGACAACGTAAGTTGTTCGCGCCAGAGTAGATGGCAGGCATGCATGCTGGAGGCAGATTGCTCTCTGTAGGTTTGGATTTGGGAACAAGCGGCGGAGCTCGTTTTGCCTGCACAGGAGTTTGGCCTTGGGCAAGGCATTGTGTTTTTTGATACCCTTACCCCTTTTCCGTAGAGATGCGACCGGTGACATCTCCTTTAGCGCCGCGGTCcggccatccatcccatcaaATTGTCGTGGCCATATCGGCAGTTGGATGCTTCTGCAATTTCGGGTCGCTGTAGACGATGAGAGGACGAGAGGAAGCAAAAGAAGCAGTAAGGCTGGATGCAAATATGACGAGCGTGTCAATGGAACGTATTTGCAGGCATTGTATTGTGCTCTGTGCAACTAAGGGAGGAAAGCCGAGCTGGCAGGGAACAACCACGCATAGGCATGCGACGTAATCTCATTGGCTCAATGCATCTAAACCCAAAAATTAATAGGTCCCTATAGGACCTACATGTGCTACCTGCCTTACCTAGTTAAGGCACCTAGGTAGGTgccttaggtaggtacataGGTAGCAAGGTGCGACCTCGGCTCAGATCGCGGGCCCCGGATCAGCACGAGcacaagcagcagcagcagcagacagTCTAGTCGCGATGGGCTGCCCGAGGCACA
This window contains:
- a CDS encoding uncharacterized protein (Putative zn(2)Cys(6) fungal-type DNA-binding domain, transcription factor domain, fungi) encodes the protein MEEASGTQQQAQPGAGSDSSGGPPTTSAPAPTSIPIPAPSVNSAPTPSVSGSSGAGQLSKRRRGLGVVTPNACTECRKKRAKCDGQKPCGRCKAQKDVECVYEIPVRQSKEHLRSEIEQLRHRQRSSDQVIAALVRSDMWEDVLQRLRGGHSLESVSEWLGGTLPSGGGSRTSLSRPTEQAGDANAGGSGARTGFPGSTPAPIRTRNVGGPGSVTMSPITGQSNLRQDIDPNSPWHLSSHSQSTRSNSHPDVMNWSADNNSNKPPQGLFDTWGESTSNTETSEGGSKYQGLDQVLAPLDLPDMKLPPEDWTNITDDGSLVQHLLALYFCWEYPTFASLSKEHFLRDFQNGVHRYCSPILVNALLALGCRFSSKSSTRANPSDPYTSGDHFFKEAQRLFYLQDNHHNLTTIQALGIMSIREASCGRDSESWYYAGQSIRLAIEMGLHQLEEDGDDDEFAVQAATFWGAFALDHAWSLATGSLPQCSCFPHLPPKPAIIDDIEASLWIPYTDDGAPLQRSAEQPSNVRSVYKCFCELSELVHQSLYILHSPGRPLTSRDLLGIYTQYLNWYDRIPEVLRLGHNFTPAVLFAHMYYHFAILLLFRPLIKLRIIGSKLLPRDVCGQAADAIQGLLRSYSQLYTLRRTPSFVPYFVLTSSIMHLAIGAACAPQQKGFEATAQSNVDPPAQPPYPPRVVEAIKQGIRDLEEMAPCHHFAEQALNILRYLAKKWNIDVDMGEMVRSDAEYAHLVRPYTSSLNFFAPNVIEDDFICTWGGSTDETEMPNPETAMGAKGTEAEKPSVSRAAKVLENPLFWPFPMQGRPMLPTGRELEKAGFERI